One region of Primulina tabacum isolate GXHZ01 chromosome 17, ASM2559414v2, whole genome shotgun sequence genomic DNA includes:
- the LOC142530559 gene encoding uncharacterized protein LOC142530559: MAIHSAYIKNSSSIGVRSNRNDDLEDGLLEGRPISKGIKKILEDHVLQAAHRYVLFNTAEVEPYLQSLNNIQKMSKMAKKQSKGSVDEIQENISNILSRMESNNSANSSHDLHGKEPIDDNKKDKKKGRGASKLKMVSSQDKCKELERNEFGQPVGDNSVKHASFLGCMIQVFVPCTLDGWNDISEEVKDKMWSCLQILVREANTSRLASRDLNLLKPEFMDQNQWELFVQRTLSPNFQFFF, encoded by the exons ATGGCAATTCATAGTGCTTATATAAAAAATTCTTCTAGTATTGGTGTTCGTTCTAATAGGAACGATGATTTGGAAGATGGATTATTAGAAGGTCGACCAATTTCCAAAGGGATAAaaaagattttagaggatcACGTGTTACAAGCTGCACATCGATATGTGTTGTTCAATACTGCAGAAGTTGAACCTTACTTACA GTCATTAAATAACATTCAAAAGATGAGCAAAATGGCCAAAAAACAAAGCAAAGGATCTGTAGATGAAATTCAG GAAAATATATCTAATATATTATCGAGAATGGAGTCTAACAATTCAGCTAATTCATCACATGATTTGCATGGTAAAGAACCAATTGATGATAATAAAAAAGATAAGAAAAAAGGAAGGGGTGCATCAAAGTTGAAAATGGTTAGTAGCCAAGACAAGTGTAAAGAGCTAGAGCGTAATGAGTTTGGACAGCCGGTTGGAGATAATTCAGTGAAGCACGCTTCTTTCCTAGGGTGCATGATACAAGTATTTGTGCCTTGTACATTAGATGGATGGAATGACATAAGCGAAGAAGTGAAGGATAAGATGTGGAGCTGTCTTCAG ATACTTGTACGAGAAGCTAATACAAGTCGACTGGCTTCACGAGATCTCAATCTTTTGAAGCCTGAATTTATGGACCAAAATCAATGGGAATTGTTTGTACAGAGGACATTATCACCTAACTTTCAA TTTTTTTTCTAG